ttttttttttcaatattggtGACGTATTATGTCACTTTCAAAAACACTGATCCGGCCGGAGCTTGGCTCCACAGAAATTCGGGACAAATTATGTTGATCTAAATCATACCGTTTCAGATTACATAAGGTTATAAAACTTGTTTGATTTCTTCATTGACACAAAGTTTGGTGagagataaattatatgattctCCTTCTTCTTTAGTCGAATTGAACTAGTGAGTAGTCAACTTGTTACTGGCCCCAATCGTCTCTAGTGGTGCAGGAGGATGAGCACTATCATAAAAGATAGATTTAATTACTcatacaaatttaatcaaagaCGTACTTCATGATATACtggcggcccgtcccggcatggctcgggtaaaaccataataaatacgtCGGTCAGTTTTTGAGtgtatcgcgttcatacagatgCGTTAGTGGGACATCTTTACATAGTATGTAAGGTTGGAATCCGATGGCTGTGATCGAAACGTCCCATTTTAAGCTCGAAtccactcgtgccacatgtgtttgtataccaatctaaatCATGTCCTTAAAACTAAATCTTGTAGTTACTCATGTAGTTGTAGTGTTACAAACTAGgatctataataaatttccaTTTTACTTTCAGATAATGGATGGCTTTGctagattaataataataataaaaaatagtatggTACAAGTAATTAAGCCAAGTACATAAAATtgccaaaaaatatacacattttctattatttcagtaacttgaatgaaacttttaagAAGGTCTTTTCAAAATGGCCGCCGCACCAAACCCGCCAAATAACCAAATATTCCTAAAACCCCAAAAAACCATTCTCAACCATAATTCTTTGTTAATGttacatgtatattataaaatattgtcgaATAACCTCAAATTTACGACCTTATATTATACAGCCTTTTATAAAGCGAATATCGTTCTAGGTATGGTCAatacgtatttttatatgaaactaaaaaGATACATATCCCGCAGGAGTTCCgcgtaattaatttttcattttaattaaaactacgttgttttagtatattttaattagctaCGGTATGATCTCGTTTAACTAAAAGGGCATACTTAATGGTACCatctactttaaaaatatcgcAAACTAaccttcaatttattttgaagtcggttaaaaatatcgtaacgaaatttaatagtttacaaaatttgtaggcattcctttatttttttttcaaaacagtCTATTTGCCACCAAAAATACGTGTAAAgagtgataaaattatataacctCAAAATTGACAGCTAACCTCGAACCATGAACGAGAAACAACTGAGAAAGTTGGACGAGGAATCGCTTAAACATTTGACAGAAGGGCAGGGCCCAACCAACGAATGTATTTGTAACCTTCTTTACGCCCCAGAAGATGAAAAACGAGGTTTCAGATCTTCAATTAGGAAGGCTTGGCGCAGTTCCATGGCGAAAATTAGAAACAGCAGAAAGGATTTTAAACAAGGCGTGAATATGCCCCTCAATGGCACGAGTGCTTCCAAAGCAAATGGTTTGatatgtttgattttttttttaatatttagaaagTTTTGTCGATTGAGAGAGACTACTGCACCGGAACTCTCAAGTTAATGTGTTTTCCCGCCATTCTGTCGCGCCGAATTTTACTAagctattaaaaattaaactccAACAGGATGGTACTCCATGAAAGAGGTTGTGAAACGTACGTCCGATTGCGGGAGAAAGTGCGGTTGCGATAAGGGAAAGTTCGTGTTGAATCATTCGTTCGCGAACATTCGCATCGTTACGCCCGATATATCGTCCATATGCCCGTGCGACCAAGCCTGTCTACCCggtaaaattttgtacttatttgtattttattttacccgTTGCAGCGTATTTGTACACCATAGTGAAGGCGTTTTAAATTgttggcaaataaaaatagatttaacaaCCTGCGCCGCGGGgtcttcgctcctgtgggaatttcgggatacaaagtaccctatgtgttattccaggttatattctatccgtgtaccaaatttcataacaatccgtccagtagatttcgcgtgaaagagtaacaaacatacatccttgTAGAGTTGCGTGTATCCGAACATGTTCAACTATTGAGTTGTGTATCCAGTTTATCTGTCATGTTTAGAGATCGAATAGGAATCTATGGAGGACGACAATAAAGGCAGTGTGTGTATTGGTTAAATCCGTGTTTTATTACTGAATATTAAGGAAAACTATACAatcctcacaaaatttcgcttttataaGATTAGTAAGATATATCTACTTGTCTGACTGAGTATATTGTCAGCGCCTTAACCATTCTGTGTTTTATCTTTTCCTTACCTGCTTTCTGCCTCtcttatctttaaaattgaaataatataattttaaccaCACAGttgacatctagtggcaagtttttgtttaatatagaatttaattaGGCTGTGAATAATGTTGTGGGTTAGGTACTTAtctacacatacatatttaatttatattttaattaagtttttattttgtaactgttttttattcggtaataaaataaaataaataaaaatctgtatttatttgtctaacagGCAAAGAACAACTCAACAATAATATCAAGGTCACAGTGGAGCGTGTCCAACTGACTTCAGATGACGATGTGCGCGATCCACGGCAGACGATGAGCGAGCCGAAGTTTGTGAGAAAATCATCAATCTTGTCTATGGATGAGGATAAATATGACGAGTATGAATACGAATCCAGTCGGGAGGATTCCGTAGACGAGAAATCTGACATATAGATGTTGACGGAGGGAGTTTGtctatgataaaatatgtaatttgaatttagagaCCGCATCGAGCGCTATGGGCATGAACATACAACTTCAATCGACTTTGTACgtcacaaatacaaaatttaacacagaaaattatttttaatttgatgacACATTTATAATCGAGGAATctcaataacaataatacaagTAATAGTTTGTTGCTTACATGCTCTGGCAATGGCACAATAAATCCAAACGGCTatcaatgaaatttaaaattgtttgcgcataagaaatatttttaccgaGTTATTCGATTGTTGACCACAACCAATTTCGGGGACTGGATCCGCGCGAAAATAGTCCTGTGTCGCATTATGAGGAACTATCAATCAACGTTAGGCCATCTTGTTGTTTTCTGCGACGGTGGCGTCACCTCGGCAGGACTCCAATTGTGGTCCGGACAGGTGATTTTATCAGTGATTATATATCTAGAGAGAATATATCAATGCTTAAATATACTATTCTTGCCGAGATAAAAGATATGCAATGTTGTATTAAACTGAAGAAAATAATGCGAAAACGAGTATTGAACCAACTATAG
This genomic interval from Plodia interpunctella isolate USDA-ARS_2022_Savannah chromosome 30, ilPloInte3.2, whole genome shotgun sequence contains the following:
- the LOC128682601 gene encoding uncharacterized protein LOC128682601; the protein is MNEKQLRKLDEESLKHLTEGQGPTNECICNLLYAPEDEKRGFRSSIRKAWRSSMAKIRNSRKDFKQGVNMPLNGTSASKANGWYSMKEVVKRTSDCGRKCGCDKGKFVLNHSFANIRIVTPDISSICPCDQACLPGKEQLNNNIKVTVERVQLTSDDDVRDPRQTMSEPKFVRKSSILSMDEDKYDEYEYESSREDSVDEKSDI